One part of the Geoalkalibacter sp. genome encodes these proteins:
- the fusA gene encoding elongation factor G, with the protein MGKYDTTKIRNLGIVAHGGAGKTSLVEAILFDTGMVDRLGRVDDGTSNMDFEPEEIKRGITLSSSLHHCEWQGHSLHIVDTPGFSNFLHDTRNCLRILGGAVVIVSAISGVKAQTQKIWEWCEEFEVPRIAFVNKMDRERANFLRAVDDMAKSLGNRPVVVVMPIGAESEFRGIIDLVRMKARIFQFDEKGTYEEGEIPADYLEEARRLRALLLEAVADADDELMEKYLESETLSEAEILRGLREGTLTGTFTPVLCGSATANIGIRQLLDYIVYCLPSPIDKGEQHGKHPVTGADEVRQPSEEGPFSAMVFKTISDPYTGKLTLLRVYSGSLKSDSSVYNPNKDVTERVGQIFEMEGKKQKPIPLAVAGDIVAIPKLKSTSTGDTLCDEAKPIIFESPMPLKPVISFALQTKSKGDEDKLSLALHKLIEEDPTLQLSRDEDTREMILSGMGQVHLEVAVEKLKRKFGVEVELKEPKVPYRETISGRTRVQGKYKKQSGGRGQFGDVWIEMEPLPRGGGYEFVDKIVGGVVPRQYIPAVDKGIQEASHHGILAGYPVVDFRVALVDGSHHSVDSSEMAFKVAGSLAFKKALEACKPVLLEPLMVMEITVPDDCMGDVIGDMNSRRGKVLGVEPKAGSQLIRVQVPMAEVLRYAPELRSMTSDRGMFTMEFSHYEEVPPHLTARLLAELKKAE; encoded by the coding sequence ATGGGAAAGTACGACACCACGAAGATCAGAAACCTGGGAATTGTCGCTCACGGCGGGGCGGGTAAGACCTCGCTGGTCGAGGCGATCCTCTTCGACACGGGCATGGTCGATCGTCTCGGTCGGGTCGATGATGGAACCTCGAACATGGATTTCGAGCCCGAGGAGATCAAGCGCGGCATTACCCTGAGTTCAAGTCTTCATCACTGCGAATGGCAAGGTCACAGCCTGCACATCGTCGATACTCCCGGTTTTTCCAATTTTCTGCATGATACCCGCAACTGCCTGCGCATTCTCGGCGGCGCCGTGGTGATCGTCTCGGCGATTTCCGGCGTCAAGGCCCAGACCCAGAAAATCTGGGAATGGTGCGAGGAGTTCGAGGTGCCGCGCATCGCCTTTGTCAACAAGATGGACCGCGAGCGCGCCAATTTTCTGCGTGCCGTGGATGACATGGCCAAATCCCTGGGCAACCGCCCGGTGGTGGTGGTCATGCCCATCGGCGCCGAGTCCGAGTTCCGCGGCATCATCGATCTGGTGCGCATGAAGGCGCGCATTTTCCAGTTCGACGAGAAGGGCACCTACGAGGAAGGCGAAATTCCCGCCGACTATCTGGAGGAGGCGCGGCGTCTGCGCGCCCTGCTGCTTGAAGCGGTGGCCGACGCCGACGACGAGTTGATGGAGAAATATCTCGAAAGCGAAACGCTCAGCGAAGCCGAAATCCTGCGCGGCCTGCGCGAAGGCACCCTGACCGGCACCTTCACGCCGGTGCTGTGCGGCAGCGCCACGGCGAATATCGGTATCCGCCAACTGCTCGACTACATCGTCTATTGCCTGCCCTCGCCCATCGACAAGGGCGAGCAGCACGGCAAGCATCCCGTGACCGGCGCCGACGAAGTGCGCCAGCCCAGTGAAGAGGGGCCGTTTTCCGCCATGGTCTTCAAGACCATCAGCGATCCCTATACGGGCAAGCTGACCCTGCTGCGGGTCTATTCGGGCAGCCTCAAGTCCGATTCCAGCGTCTACAACCCCAACAAGGACGTGACCGAGCGCGTCGGGCAGATCTTCGAAATGGAGGGCAAGAAGCAAAAGCCCATCCCTCTGGCCGTGGCCGGCGATATCGTCGCCATTCCCAAGCTCAAATCGACGAGCACCGGCGACACCCTGTGCGATGAGGCCAAGCCGATCATCTTCGAGAGTCCCATGCCCCTGAAGCCGGTCATCAGCTTTGCCTTGCAGACCAAGAGCAAGGGCGATGAGGACAAGCTGAGCCTGGCGCTGCACAAGCTGATCGAGGAAGATCCCACCCTGCAGCTCAGCCGCGATGAGGACACGCGGGAGATGATCCTCTCCGGCATGGGTCAGGTGCACCTCGAGGTCGCCGTCGAGAAGCTCAAGCGCAAATTTGGCGTGGAAGTTGAATTGAAGGAGCCCAAGGTGCCGTACCGCGAGACCATTTCCGGGCGCACCCGGGTGCAGGGCAAGTACAAGAAACAGTCCGGCGGCCGCGGTCAGTTCGGCGACGTGTGGATCGAAATGGAGCCCCTGCCGCGCGGCGGCGGCTATGAGTTCGTCGACAAGATCGTCGGCGGGGTGGTGCCGCGTCAGTATATTCCCGCCGTCGACAAGGGCATCCAGGAAGCCTCGCACCACGGCATTCTGGCAGGTTATCCGGTGGTCGATTTTCGCGTGGCCCTGGTCGATGGTTCGCACCATAGCGTCGATTCGTCGGAGATGGCCTTCAAGGTGGCCGGATCGCTGGCGTTCAAAAAGGCGCTGGAGGCGTGCAAGCCGGTGCTGCTCGAGCCTTTGATGGTCATGGAAATCACGGTGCCCGATGACTGCATGGGCGATGTCATCGGCGATATGAACTCGCGGCGCGGCAAGGTGCTCGGCGTTGAGCCCAAGGCCGGCAGTCAGCTGATCCGGGTGCAGGTGCCCATGGCCGAGGTGTTGCGTTATGCGCCGGAACTGCGTTCCATGACCTCGGATCGCGGCATGTTCACCATGGAGTTCAGTCACTACGAAGAGGTGCCGCCGCATCTCACCGCGCGGCTGCTTGCCGAGCTGAAAAAAGCCGAGTAG
- a CDS encoding type III pantothenate kinase, translated as MLLAIDIGNTNTVLGLYDGSRLTRSWRINTDKARTVDEYAIVIHDLFRLSDIHFRDIHDVILSCVVPPLLFTFEQLCRQYFGKKPQIVGPGIKTGMPIHYDNPKEVGADRIVNAVAAYERYHRSLIIVDFGTATTFDFISARGEYQGGAIAPGVGISAEALFERASKLPRVEIARPAQVIAKTTVASMQAGIFFGYVGLVDGIVSRMKSESREEPLVVATGGLAALIAESSKTIDEVAPDLTLEGLRIIHGRNRGAF; from the coding sequence ATGCTTCTTGCCATCGACATCGGCAACACCAACACGGTTCTGGGGCTCTACGACGGCAGTCGTCTGACGCGCAGCTGGCGCATCAACACGGACAAGGCGCGCACCGTCGATGAGTACGCCATCGTCATTCACGACCTGTTTCGCCTTTCCGACATTCATTTTCGCGACATTCACGACGTCATCCTGTCCTGCGTGGTGCCTCCCTTGCTGTTTACCTTCGAGCAGCTCTGTCGCCAGTATTTCGGCAAAAAACCGCAGATCGTCGGGCCGGGCATCAAGACCGGCATGCCGATTCATTACGACAACCCCAAGGAAGTCGGCGCCGATCGCATCGTCAACGCGGTGGCGGCCTACGAGCGTTACCATCGCAGCCTGATCATCGTCGATTTCGGCACCGCCACCACCTTTGATTTCATCTCGGCGCGCGGCGAGTACCAGGGCGGAGCCATCGCGCCGGGCGTGGGGATTTCCGCCGAGGCCCTCTTCGAGCGAGCAAGCAAGCTGCCGCGGGTGGAAATCGCCCGGCCCGCCCAGGTGATCGCCAAGACCACCGTCGCCAGCATGCAGGCGGGCATTTTCTTCGGCTACGTGGGCCTGGTCGACGGCATCGTCAGCCGCATGAAGAGCGAATCCCGGGAAGAGCCCCTGGTGGTCGCCACCGGCGGCCTGGCGGCGCTGATCGCGGAGAGCTCCAAGACCATCGACGAGGTCGCCCCGGATTTGACCCTGGAGGGCCTGCGCATCATTCACGGCCGTAACCGCGGCGCTTTTTGA
- a CDS encoding ABC-F family ATP-binding cassette domain-containing protein produces MFQLQDVKKFFADRAVFAGIDWTINAQDRIGLCGENGAGKTTLLRLLAGQVSPDAGQVQSGRDTSIGYLPQDGLEYRGRTLFEEVRGALDELLRLEAEIKSLEQVLAQGESARDLERYALVQELFLQRGGYAMEAEIGKVLHGLGFAESDWQRPCEHFSGGWQMRIGLAKLLLRRPNLLLLDEPTNHLDLPARDWLEDYLTNYPFAVVLVSHDRFFLDRVVTRIVEIWNGQLTEYPGNYSRYLEAREARVAALREARRRQDEEVARIEAFINRFRYQANKAALVQSRVKQLEKIERIEVPPARRKIAFRFPDPPKGGRLVLELQGVHHGYGDLQVLRGVDLAVERGERLALVGPNGAGKSTLMRLLSGVEQPLRGMRGEGHNLKLGYFAQDQARVLDGGRTVLEEITAAAPFDMVPRVRDVLGAFLFSGDDVHKRVAVLSGGERNRLALAILLLHPANLLLLDEPTNHLDLQSKDVLLDALRDYGGTLVFVSHDRYFVDALATRVVEVGGGRLLSYPGNYEDFLRAKEQTGDRSHSRERVEQRRDPAEAPIERDAGRQSQAERKEAKRLERRRQRELDEVQALIEECEGCLAELETRMAAPDFFADARRAREGGAEYERLRAELARLYLRWEELELDAAG; encoded by the coding sequence ATGTTTCAACTCCAGGACGTCAAAAAGTTCTTTGCCGACCGCGCTGTTTTTGCCGGCATCGATTGGACGATCAACGCTCAGGATCGCATCGGGCTGTGCGGCGAGAACGGCGCCGGCAAGACCACCCTGCTGCGTCTGCTCGCCGGTCAGGTCAGTCCCGATGCCGGTCAGGTGCAAAGCGGCCGGGATACCAGCATCGGCTATCTGCCCCAGGACGGCCTCGAATATCGGGGACGCACGCTGTTCGAGGAGGTGCGCGGCGCCCTGGACGAGTTGCTGAGGCTCGAAGCAGAAATCAAGAGCCTCGAACAGGTTCTGGCCCAGGGTGAAAGCGCCCGCGATCTCGAGCGCTATGCCCTGGTGCAGGAGCTGTTTCTCCAGCGCGGCGGCTATGCCATGGAGGCCGAGATCGGCAAGGTGCTGCATGGCCTGGGCTTTGCCGAGAGTGACTGGCAGCGGCCCTGCGAGCATTTTTCCGGTGGCTGGCAGATGCGCATCGGCCTGGCCAAGCTGCTCTTGCGCCGCCCCAACCTGCTGTTGCTCGACGAGCCGACCAATCATCTCGATCTGCCGGCGCGCGACTGGCTCGAGGATTATCTCACCAACTACCCCTTTGCCGTGGTGCTGGTTTCTCACGACCGCTTTTTCCTTGATCGGGTGGTGACCCGCATCGTCGAGATCTGGAACGGGCAACTCACGGAATATCCCGGCAACTACAGCCGCTATCTGGAGGCGCGCGAGGCGCGAGTGGCCGCGCTGCGCGAGGCGCGCCGCCGCCAGGACGAGGAGGTCGCGCGCATCGAGGCGTTCATCAATCGCTTCCGCTACCAGGCGAACAAGGCGGCGCTGGTGCAGAGCCGCGTCAAGCAGCTCGAAAAAATCGAGCGGATCGAGGTGCCGCCTGCGCGCAGAAAAATCGCCTTTCGCTTTCCCGACCCGCCCAAGGGCGGACGGCTGGTTCTGGAACTTCAGGGGGTGCACCATGGTTACGGCGATCTGCAGGTGCTTCGCGGGGTCGATCTGGCCGTGGAGCGCGGCGAGCGCCTGGCCCTGGTGGGTCCCAACGGTGCCGGTAAATCGACGCTCATGCGCCTGCTCTCCGGGGTGGAGCAGCCCCTGCGCGGCATGCGCGGCGAGGGGCACAACCTCAAGCTCGGCTATTTCGCCCAGGATCAGGCGCGGGTGCTCGACGGCGGCCGCACGGTGCTGGAGGAGATCACCGCCGCCGCTCCCTTCGACATGGTGCCGCGGGTGCGTGATGTGCTCGGCGCTTTTCTTTTTTCCGGCGACGACGTGCACAAGCGCGTCGCCGTGCTCTCCGGGGGGGAGCGCAACCGTTTGGCGCTGGCCATTTTGTTGCTGCATCCGGCCAATCTGCTGCTGCTCGACGAGCCGACCAACCACCTCGATCTGCAGTCCAAGGACGTGCTCCTCGATGCCCTGCGCGATTATGGCGGCACCCTGGTCTTCGTTTCCCATGACCGCTATTTCGTCGACGCCCTGGCGACCCGGGTGGTCGAGGTGGGTGGCGGACGGCTGCTGAGCTACCCCGGCAATTACGAGGATTTTCTGCGCGCCAAGGAGCAGACCGGGGATCGCAGCCACTCCCGCGAGCGTGTTGAGCAGCGTCGTGATCCGGCGGAGGCCCCCATTGAGCGGGACGCGGGTCGGCAGTCCCAGGCGGAGCGCAAGGAAGCCAAGCGCCTGGAGCGTCGCCGGCAGAGGGAACTCGACGAGGTGCAGGCCCTCATCGAGGAGTGCGAGGGATGCCTCGCCGAGCTGGAAACACGCATGGCAGCGCCCGATTTTTTTGCCGACGCGAGGCGTGCCCGCGAGGGCGGCGCGGAGTATGAGCGGCTGCGGGCGGAGCTGGCGCGCCTTTACCTGCGCTGGGAAGAACTCGAACTCGATGCGGCGGGCTGA
- a CDS encoding biotin--[acetyl-CoA-carboxylase] ligase, producing MTSAPQNSQDRLLSLLREQAGAWISGEELSRRLGVSRTAVWKQIRALRRRNCRIEAAAARGYRLLEMPDLVTPGEILPGLQTRLVGRELVFFAETDSTNVQAQRLGEEGAPDGTVVVADAQSAGKGRLGRRWHSPPGVNLHLSVLLRPAVPPQRAPQLSFVAALAVARAISEYSGVAVEVKWPNDLLLDGRKVAGLLSEMNAESERIHYVVLGMGINVNMDADQFPDDLRYPATSLKLATGRGWPRASLARLLLRHLDQLYAQFLGEGFAPIARQWELLCAWRGRRIEVDRGGDRVQGLFAGIDEQGALLLDQGAGEPLRIYAGDVRPLA from the coding sequence ATGACGAGCGCCCCGCAAAATTCCCAGGACCGTCTTCTCTCCTTGTTGCGTGAGCAGGCCGGGGCTTGGATTTCCGGTGAGGAGCTGAGCCGGCGGCTGGGGGTTTCGCGCACCGCCGTGTGGAAGCAGATACGCGCCTTGCGGCGGCGCAACTGCCGGATTGAAGCCGCGGCGGCGCGCGGTTACCGTTTGCTGGAGATGCCCGATCTGGTGACGCCGGGAGAAATCCTGCCCGGGTTGCAGACCCGCTTGGTGGGGCGAGAACTGGTGTTCTTCGCTGAAACCGACTCGACCAACGTCCAGGCGCAGCGTCTGGGGGAAGAGGGGGCGCCCGACGGCACGGTGGTGGTGGCTGACGCGCAGAGTGCCGGCAAGGGGCGTCTGGGGCGGCGCTGGCATTCCCCGCCGGGCGTCAATCTGCATCTCTCGGTGCTGCTGCGGCCCGCCGTGCCGCCGCAGCGCGCGCCCCAGCTCAGTTTTGTCGCCGCCCTGGCCGTGGCGCGCGCGATCAGCGAGTATTCCGGGGTGGCGGTGGAGGTCAAATGGCCCAACGACCTGCTGCTCGATGGTCGCAAGGTCGCCGGGCTGCTCAGCGAGATGAACGCCGAGAGCGAGCGCATTCATTATGTGGTGCTGGGCATGGGCATCAACGTCAACATGGATGCCGACCAGTTTCCCGACGATCTGCGCTATCCCGCCACCTCCCTCAAACTGGCGACCGGCCGCGGCTGGCCGCGCGCTTCCCTGGCGCGACTGCTGTTGCGACACCTCGACCAGCTCTACGCACAGTTTCTCGGGGAAGGCTTCGCCCCCATCGCCCGCCAGTGGGAATTGCTCTGCGCCTGGCGGGGGCGCCGGATCGAGGTGGATCGCGGCGGCGATCGGGTCCAGGGCCTGTTCGCCGGGATCGACGAGCAAGGCGCCTTGCTTCTTGACCAGGGAGCGGGGGAACCCCTCAGAATTTACGCGGGCGACGTGCGCCCCCTGGCCTAG
- a CDS encoding MOSC domain-containing protein, protein MQQGEIVAVCTSPGKGERKTDVGQGLLVAGFGLQADGHGGDWHRQVSLLGMESIAKMRAAGLDVGPGDFAENLTTRGLDLCRLPLGTVLRVGAEAVLEITQIGKICHDRCAIYYQAGDCVMPKEGIFAVVRRGGPVVKGDTVTVLELGNGTSTATP, encoded by the coding sequence ATGCAGCAAGGGGAAATCGTTGCCGTCTGCACCAGCCCCGGCAAAGGCGAGCGCAAGACAGATGTCGGCCAGGGGCTTCTGGTCGCCGGATTTGGCCTGCAAGCCGACGGTCATGGTGGGGATTGGCATCGCCAGGTCAGCCTGCTCGGCATGGAGAGCATCGCGAAGATGCGTGCCGCGGGCCTCGACGTGGGACCGGGCGATTTTGCCGAAAACCTCACCACCCGCGGTCTCGACCTCTGTCGCCTGCCCCTGGGCACGGTGCTGCGGGTGGGTGCCGAGGCGGTTCTGGAAATCACCCAGATCGGCAAGATCTGCCATGATCGCTGCGCCATCTATTATCAGGCCGGTGATTGCGTGATGCCCAAGGAAGGGATTTTCGCCGTGGTGCGCCGGGGCGGTCCGGTGGTGAAGGGCGATACGGTGACCGTTCTGGAACTGGGCAACGGGACATCGACGGCGACGCCATGA
- a CDS encoding SPOR domain-containing protein gives MADKDDLKIDIEEEENPSDEAMAVGGGDPGRTDGSSQPIEPGRKGASQRLLLLLILLLLVVVGAAAWVYFSGTQAPAPPPRAGGVVPTQSKTLPVPARDATGEAPATPPVEKPTMAAAAEEKTAPASAADEKKTDAAQPATSLPVVATPAPVPAAPTPAPVAREAAPEASAPPVAEVAATPPVAVSTAAPPAGRFTVQVGAFATEPVIAQTQAKIRGLGYEPRMRQIQTRGEMWRLRVGTFFPSQGEAKMGEIRLQGGEPFFLMDGDLMVVYAGSFQSRERAAQLARRLRAVGIHVAEERVGGQVPLTLVRFGDFLTRAEAEQAAAAAKAKGMEAQIIKLR, from the coding sequence ATGGCCGACAAGGACGATCTGAAAATCGACATCGAAGAGGAGGAAAATCCCTCCGATGAGGCGATGGCCGTCGGGGGAGGCGACCCCGGTCGGACCGATGGGTCGAGCCAGCCGATCGAGCCGGGGAGAAAAGGGGCCTCGCAACGGCTGTTGCTGTTGCTGATCCTGTTGCTGCTGGTCGTGGTCGGAGCGGCTGCCTGGGTTTATTTCAGCGGCACCCAGGCGCCCGCTCCGCCGCCTCGGGCCGGCGGCGTGGTGCCGACGCAAAGCAAGACCCTGCCCGTGCCGGCACGCGACGCGACGGGCGAGGCACCGGCGACGCCGCCGGTGGAAAAACCCACCATGGCGGCCGCGGCCGAGGAAAAAACCGCGCCCGCGTCGGCGGCGGACGAGAAGAAAACCGACGCTGCGCAGCCCGCGACCTCCTTGCCCGTGGTTGCGACCCCGGCGCCTGTACCGGCAGCGCCGACTCCTGCTCCGGTCGCGCGGGAGGCCGCGCCCGAGGCATCCGCACCGCCTGTCGCCGAAGTCGCGGCGACTCCGCCGGTCGCGGTTTCCACCGCGGCGCCGCCCGCCGGTCGCTTCACGGTTCAGGTCGGTGCCTTTGCGACGGAACCGGTGATCGCGCAAACCCAGGCCAAGATTCGTGGCCTTGGTTACGAACCGCGCATGCGTCAGATCCAGACCCGAGGCGAAATGTGGCGCCTGCGCGTGGGTACCTTCTTCCCCAGTCAGGGCGAGGCCAAAATGGGCGAAATCCGCCTCCAGGGCGGAGAGCCGTTTTTTCTCATGGACGGCGATCTCATGGTGGTCTATGCCGGTTCCTTCCAGAGCCGCGAGCGTGCCGCCCAGCTTGCCCGGCGCTTGCGGGCGGTCGGCATTCACGTGGCCGAGGAGCGGGTCGGCGGACAGGTGCCTCTCACCCTGGTGCGCTTCGGTGACTTCCTGACCCGCGCGGAGGCCGAGCAGGCCGCCGCCGCCGCCAAAGCCAAGGGGATGGAGGCGCAGATCATCAAGCTTCGCTGA
- the nadC gene encoding carboxylating nicotinate-nucleotide diphosphorylase — protein sequence MFEIERIIRTALLEDIGAGDLTTEATIAAGTQAAARLVAKEAFTLAGIEVARQVFATVDPRISFVARKSDGQAVLKGELLAEMQGDAASLLKGERVALNLLQRMSGVATLTARFVAAVSGTRAQIVDTRKTTPGLRILEKYAVRMGGGRNHRYALYDGVLIKENHIAAAGGIGPAVERARLRLSHIHKIEIETRNLDEVRQALAAGVDVILLDNMEPAGLREAVTLVAGRAVTEASGGVSLESVRAIAESGVDLISVGALTHSYRAVDISMLF from the coding sequence ATGTTTGAGATCGAGCGCATCATCCGTACCGCCCTTCTTGAGGATATCGGCGCGGGCGATCTGACCACCGAGGCCACCATCGCCGCGGGAACCCAGGCGGCGGCGCGTCTGGTCGCCAAGGAGGCGTTCACCCTGGCGGGCATCGAGGTGGCGCGTCAGGTTTTTGCGACCGTCGATCCGCGGATCAGCTTTGTCGCGCGCAAAAGCGACGGCCAGGCGGTGCTTAAGGGCGAACTTTTGGCCGAGATGCAGGGGGATGCGGCATCCCTGCTCAAGGGGGAACGGGTCGCCCTCAATCTCCTGCAGCGCATGAGCGGCGTGGCCACCCTGACCGCGCGTTTCGTCGCGGCGGTGAGCGGCACCCGGGCCCAGATCGTCGATACCCGAAAAACCACTCCCGGTCTGCGTATCCTTGAAAAATACGCGGTACGCATGGGCGGGGGGCGCAATCACCGCTACGCGCTCTACGACGGCGTGCTCATCAAGGAAAATCATATCGCCGCGGCCGGCGGCATCGGCCCGGCAGTCGAGCGGGCGCGCCTTCGGCTGTCCCACATCCACAAGATCGAAATCGAAACGCGCAACCTCGACGAGGTTCGGCAGGCCCTTGCCGCCGGGGTCGATGTGATTCTTCTCGACAACATGGAGCCCGCCGGGCTGCGCGAAGCCGTGACACTCGTCGCCGGGCGCGCGGTCACCGAAGCCTCGGGCGGCGTCAGCCTGGAGAGCGTGCGCGCCATCGCCGAGAGCGGCGTCGATCTGATTTCCGTGGGAGCCTTGACCCACTCCTATCGGGCGGTGGATATTTCCATGCTGTTCTGA
- a CDS encoding methyltransferase has protein sequence MKLETFQDLLRMAGGFQPAKIFLVANDLDLFTLLGGERDAEDLAAQLGVQPRALGILLDALTAMGLLQKSAAGYRNAELAQTWLSAGPGYRGHIFKHLHHCWQAWNGLERILREGNLVTPMEKEILVDSERWNHIFINGMDDVTRELAPQVVAQLDLADVDVLMDLGGGPGTYVAAFLARFPHLREVRLFDLPETLEVAREKLAARGLLERVNLIPGDFLRNELGEGLDAVWVSQVLHSQSKEGCRLVLEKVWRALNPGGRVLVHEFFLGEDRAAPLRPAIFSVHMLVMTEGGRAYSHAEIARLLEQIGFEAVETLAVSEDTGLVMGRKPR, from the coding sequence ATGAAGCTGGAGACGTTTCAGGATCTGTTGCGCATGGCCGGCGGCTTTCAACCCGCCAAGATCTTTCTGGTCGCCAACGACCTCGATCTGTTTACCTTGCTCGGCGGGGAACGCGACGCGGAGGACCTGGCGGCCCAACTGGGCGTGCAGCCCCGCGCCCTGGGCATCCTGCTCGATGCCCTGACGGCCATGGGGCTGCTGCAAAAAAGCGCGGCGGGTTACCGCAACGCCGAGCTGGCGCAGACCTGGCTCAGCGCCGGACCGGGCTATCGCGGCCACATCTTCAAGCATCTGCATCATTGCTGGCAGGCCTGGAACGGGCTGGAGCGGATCCTGCGGGAAGGCAACCTGGTGACGCCCATGGAGAAAGAGATTCTGGTGGACAGTGAGCGCTGGAATCATATTTTCATCAACGGCATGGACGACGTCACCCGCGAACTCGCGCCGCAGGTGGTGGCTCAGCTCGATTTGGCCGATGTCGATGTTCTCATGGACCTTGGCGGCGGGCCCGGCACCTACGTCGCCGCCTTTCTCGCGCGCTTTCCCCATCTGCGCGAAGTGCGGCTCTTTGATCTGCCCGAAACCCTTGAGGTGGCCCGGGAAAAACTCGCCGCCCGCGGGCTGCTTGAGCGCGTGAATCTGATCCCCGGTGATTTCTTGCGCAATGAACTCGGTGAGGGGCTCGATGCGGTGTGGGTTTCCCAGGTGCTTCACTCACAGAGCAAGGAGGGTTGTCGGCTGGTGCTGGAGAAGGTTTGGCGCGCCCTCAACCCCGGGGGGCGCGTGCTGGTGCACGAATTTTTCCTCGGCGAGGATCGCGCCGCGCCTCTGCGGCCGGCCATTTTCTCGGTGCACATGCTGGTCATGACCGAGGGCGGGCGGGCCTACAGTCACGCCGAGATCGCGCGGCTGCTCGAACAGATCGGCTTTGAGGCGGTGGAAACGCTCGCGGTCAGCGAAGACACCGGCCTGGTGATGGGCCGCAAGCCTCGCTGA
- a CDS encoding ParA family protein yields the protein MLNLDGAPFVVTVAGEKGGVGKTTVATNLAVYLKALREDLPVTIASFDNHFSVDAMFAIGGSGGHPVSRLFEADAAAQATLGEYGVRFFASERQLNPPDGDTGRLAAMLGASRLGGVLVLDTRPILDYFTRSALAAADLVLTPVKDRASLVNVASLRRALREEGGDEGALWLLPSLIDARLRLREGLGVQEFLELSARERGYQLAPTALAKSPKVESLALGAARRIFPVLTHARGTLVHHQLRELANFVLQRLDATPLPRSRRLAAQGSTYRQSRVRLTRLAGGCPLCGAIPEGEGTWFCEDTARRRQHLVHHSCLVSLLGSEALNLEAVGARLLVLEKPEPGRLQDMPAFLRRYDALGRLVEEPDRVALEPAALQTLLRALTGRLPEELPATRLFLVPGATDSPDCPSGAGYASFVALRRRVLRPWRPCGDRCTKEDRG from the coding sequence ATGCTGAACCTGGACGGGGCGCCATTTGTCGTGACCGTCGCCGGCGAGAAGGGCGGGGTGGGCAAAACGACCGTCGCCACCAATCTGGCCGTTTACCTCAAGGCCCTGCGCGAGGATCTGCCGGTCACCATCGCCTCCTTCGACAATCATTTCAGCGTCGATGCCATGTTCGCCATCGGCGGCAGCGGCGGCCATCCAGTATCGCGGCTGTTTGAGGCCGATGCTGCCGCGCAGGCGACGCTAGGTGAATACGGCGTGCGCTTTTTTGCCTCTGAGCGACAATTGAATCCACCCGATGGAGATACGGGTCGATTGGCGGCCATGCTCGGCGCATCACGCCTGGGAGGGGTGCTGGTTCTCGATACGCGGCCGATTCTCGATTATTTCACCCGCAGCGCCCTGGCCGCGGCCGATCTGGTGCTGACGCCGGTCAAGGACCGCGCCTCTCTGGTCAACGTCGCGTCGCTGCGACGCGCCCTGCGCGAGGAAGGCGGCGACGAAGGGGCGCTGTGGCTGCTGCCGAGTCTCATCGATGCTCGGCTGCGTTTGCGCGAGGGTTTGGGCGTGCAGGAGTTTCTGGAGCTTTCCGCGCGCGAGCGCGGCTACCAGTTGGCGCCGACGGCTCTGGCCAAAAGTCCCAAGGTCGAGAGTCTGGCCCTGGGGGCCGCGCGGCGGATTTTCCCGGTACTGACCCATGCCCGCGGCACCCTGGTGCATCACCAACTGCGTGAACTCGCAAACTTTGTGCTGCAGCGGCTGGATGCGACGCCTTTGCCCAGAAGTCGACGTCTTGCGGCACAAGGAAGTACTTACCGCCAAAGCCGGGTGCGCCTGACGCGACTCGCGGGCGGCTGCCCTCTGTGCGGGGCGATCCCCGAGGGGGAAGGCACCTGGTTCTGCGAGGATACGGCGCGCCGTCGGCAGCACCTCGTTCATCACTCCTGTCTGGTGTCCCTGCTGGGCTCCGAGGCCTTGAATCTCGAAGCTGTCGGCGCGCGCCTCTTGGTGCTGGAAAAGCCGGAGCCCGGCCGACTGCAGGACATGCCGGCGTTTCTGCGCCGCTATGATGCGCTCGGTCGCCTTGTTGAGGAGCCGGACAGGGTGGCCTTGGAGCCCGCGGCTCTCCAAACCCTGCTGCGGGCCCTCACCGGCCGATTGCCGGAGGAATTGCCCGCGACGCGCCTTTTTCTGGTTCCCGGCGCGACGGATTCGCCGGATTGCCCGTCGGGGGCGGGATATGCGTCTTTTGTCGCCTTGCGGCGGCGGGTTCTGCGCCCCTGGCGCCCTTGCGGCGACCGATGCACAAAGGAGGATAGGGGATGA